Part of the Rothia mucilaginosa genome, GCGGACCTCTACGGGGTAGACCTTGATGGAGTAGGAGGGGTCGGAGACGCACTCGCCGGTGGTCAGGTCGTAGACCTCCTTGTAGAGGGGGGAGGTGATGGTGGGGTTGCCGTTCTTCTCGCCGACGATACCGCGTGCGAGGACCAGTGCCTGGCTGTGCGGGTCGAGGTGGTCGCCGGCGAAGATGCCGTGCTTGGTCTTGTAGATGGCGTACTGGTAGCCGTCGACCAGGGCGACTTCGCCCCAGTTTTCTTCGAGGTCAGATTCAGCGCAGATGCGTACCCAGTTCTCAGCCATGGGGGTTTCCTTTCGAAGTGGTGGTCTGCGCCGCGCGGGGTGCAGGACACAATAGCGGTTCGTGTGTTCTTTGTTTGGAGTTTACCTTATGAAACCCACATTTGGAAATGGGGCACGCGGAGGGTGCTAAAGGTTATTTTTACCCTAAAAGATGATCTCAAATTTTATAGATTAGCCTTACCTAAATTAGGTTTAGATAAGGTAAGAATACCCTATTCCAGCCCGGTATTCCGCGGATTTTTTGGAAAATTTTCCCAAAAAATACGGATTTTCGATACTTCGACCCCGCGCTAGAGTGTACGATAAAAGTCGTAGTTTAAAACGCCTTTTGACTGCCTGAAGAAAACAACATAATCCCACACAAAAATGTTTCGTAATTTTCAGATGCATTCTAAAGAAGCGGGCGCTCCAACTACTCGGTACGCATCAGGTACGAGCCCAACGGTACGGAAACTAGGAGTTCCAATACCGGGCACGATCCAGTCGCACACTGAGGGTAGATAAGTGCCATGAACTACCTGCATTACAACTAGGAAGGAAAATCCATGTCGCACACCCCCCGCAACATTCTCGTTGTCGGCGCAGGCCCCGCTGCGTGGCGTTTTGTACGCGCGTACCACGAAGGCGCTGAAGCTGCCGGTCGCGCAGCGGACACCATCACCGTCCTCAACGATGAGCCCTACATCCCCTACGACCGCGTTGCTATCGAGAAGATTTTCAAGGACACCGAGAAGGACCTGACCCTCGGCGACCCCGAACTGTGGAATGCAGAGAACATCAACCTGGTCAACAACTGCCGCGCAGAGAAGCTTGACCGCACCCGCCGCGTCGTCACCGACACCGAGGGCAACGAGTACCCCTACGACGTGCTGGTTTTCGCAACCGGTTCCCGCGCGGTTCGTATCCCCATTCTTAACTCGGATGCCGCACACGTCTTCCGCACCATTGACGACGTGAAGAACATGGTCTCCGAGGTCAAGCGCCTGCAGTCCACCCTCGGCCGCGCACCCCGCGGTGTCGTCGTCGGTGGCGGTCTGCTCGGCCTCGAAGCAGCTGAGGGTCTGAAGGACCTGGGCGCAGAGCCCACCATCCTGGACGTGGCACCCTGGCTGCTCTCCGTTGAGGTTGACCAGGGCGGCGGTTACGCCGTGAACGCCCAGATCAAGGCAACCGGCATTGAGATTGAGACCGGCGTGTACATCTCCGGCATCAACAAGGACGCTGACGGCAACGTCGTCTCCGTCTCCATCGCAGATTCTCCCTCCGAGGATGCAGAAATCCGCACCCTGCCCGCCGACATGGTGGTCTTCGGTGCCGGTATTCGCCCCAACGACGAGCTGGCACGTGACGCTGACCTGGCACTGGGTGAGCGCGGCGGTATTCTCGTCAACGACGCATGCCACTCCTCCGACGAGCACATTTGGGCTATCGGTGAGGTTGCCTGCGTGCTGGGTCGCACCTGGGGCCTGGTTGCACCGGCTAACGCTATGGCTGATGCTGTGGCAGCTAACCTGCTCAACGACAACGAAGAAGCTCAGGTTGAAGAGTTCGACATCGCAACCAAGCTGAAGTTCTCCGGCGTTCAGGTGGCTGGCTTCGGTGACCGCCGCGGCACCACTGAGGGCTGCCTCGAGGTTCTGTTCGCAGACCCCGCACGCGGCATGTACCAGAAGATTGTGACCAGCGGCGATGCAAAGACCCTGCTCGGTGGCGTGTTCGTCGGCGACACCGCTCCCTTCGACTCCCTCAAGCCCCTGCTCGGTCGCGAACTGCCCGCTGAGCCGAACGTCTACCTGACCGCAGCTGGCGGCGGCGACGGCATCCCCGACACCGAACTGCCCGACGACGCAATCCTGTGTTCCTGCAACAACATCAGCTTCGGTGCCGTCCGTGAGGCTATCGCAGACGGCAACCACGATGTTGCATCGCTGAAGTCCTGCACCACCGCGGGTACCCAGTGTGGTTCCTGTGTTCCGATGCTGCAGAAGACTCTGGAACAGCAGATGAAGAAGATGGGTCTGACCGTCTCCAAGGCACTGTGTGAGCACTTCGACTTCTCCCGTGCAGAGCTGGCTGAGGCTGTGCGCCTGACCAACCTGGACGACTTCGACTCCGTGCTGGCACGCTTCGGTCGCGGCGGTGACGGCTGTGCAATCTGTAAGCCGACCGTTGCGTCGATCCTCTCCTCCTTCCGCAACTCCTACGTCCTGGATGCAGGTCGCGGTGGTATTCAGGAGACCAACGACCGTGCACTGGCTAACATGCAGAAGAACGGTACCTACTCCGTCGTTCCGCGTATTCCCGCAGGTGAGATCCCCGCTAAGAAGCTGGGCGTCATCGCAGAGGTTGCTGAAGAGTTCGGCCTGTACGTGAAGATTACCGGTGCACAGCGTATCGGTATGTTCGGCGCTCGCCTGGAGCAGCTGCCCTACATTTGGGAGCGCCTGGTGGATGCCGGCTTCGAGTCCGGTCAGGCATACGGTAAGTCCCTGCGTAACGTGAAGTCCTGCATGGGTTCGACCTGGTGCCGCTTCGGCGTTCAGGACTCCACCGGTATGGCAATCCAGCTGGAGAACCGTTACCGCGGTCTGCGTTCCCCGCACAAGTTCAAGTTCGGCGTTTCCGGTTGTAACCGTGAATGTGCTGAGGCACAGGGTAAGGACGTTGGTCTGATTGCAACCACCAACGGCTGGAACCTGTACCTGGGTGGTAACGGTGGTGCAAACCCCGCTCACGGTCGTCTCTTCGTCAAGGACGCCTCCAGCGAGGACATCATCCGCTACATTGACCGCTACCTGATGTACTACATCCGTACCGCAGACAAGCTGCAGCGTACCGCTCGCTGGCTTGAGGACCTGGATGAGGAGCACGGCGACGGTCTGGCACACCTGCAGTCCGTCCTCATTGAGGACTCCCTGGGCGTGTGCGAGGACCTGGAGCGCGACATGCAGCGTCACGTTGACTCTTACGAGGACGAGTGGGCAGCAACCCTGCGTGACGAGCGCCGCCTGCGCCGCTTCCGTGCCTTCATCAACGAGCCCAACGGCAGCGACGAGGGTTCGCACCTGTACGTGCTGGAGCGCGAGCAGATTCGCCCCGCAACCCCCGAGGAAATTGCGGCGGCAGAAGCTGGCGAGTCCGACACCGTCCTGCTGACCGGTACCAAGATTCCCGTGGGTAAGCCCAGTGACCTCAACCCGGTCCCGGCAGCATAGTATGTGCCCGAAGATTCCTCCGTTCCCGCCCCGCGAGTTCGCCACTATCGACGAAGTACTCGCGGGCGGGGCGCCCGGGCACAGCCTGGACGATAGCGTGACGGAACGCGGCATTCTTCTGCCCGGCGAGCCTGCTGAGAACCCCGGCAAGGTCTACATTGTGGGTGGCGGCCCCGGTGCCGCTGACCTGCTGACCCTGCGTGCGGCACGTGCCCTGAGCGAGGCGGACGTGGTCCTTCTGGATCACCTCGCCCCGCAGGAGTACGGCGAGTACGCACCGAACGCCCTCATCGTTGATGTGGGCAAGGTTCCCGGTAAGCACGCTGTTCCGCAGTCCCGCATTCAGCAGCTCATGATTGATTACGCGCTCTCGGGTAAGACCGTGGTGCGTTTGAAGGGCGGCGACCCGTACGTGTACGGTCGCGGCGCTGAAGAGCTGGATGCGTGCATCGCCGCCGGCCTGGAGGCTGAGGTTATCCCCGGCATTACCAGCGCCATTGCGGTTCCTGCGCGTGCTGCGATTCCGGTGACCCTGCGTAAGGTATCCTCGATTTTCACCGTCATTTCTGGTCACTCCGGCCTGTCGGAGACCGAAGTGTCGGCGGTTGAGGCGACCCTGCGTGCCCAGGGCACCGTGGTGCTGCTGATGGGCGTTCGTACCCTGCCCGATACGGTGGCGTCTCTGCTCTCTCGTGGGATTGAGGCTGACACGCCGCTGGCAACCATTGAGAACGGTTTCTCTGAGAAGGAGCGCGTGACTGTCACGACCCTTGAGAACGCTCAGGTAGATTGCGCATCGGTTAAGGCGCCGGCTATTACCGTCATCGGTGAGGTCGTGCATTATGCTCGCGATAATCAGAACCGCTTTGTGAGCGAGGTTCACGAGCGTCTGCGTGAGCGTTCCACCTCCTAGAGGCGGTGCGCCAGATAGTATTGCACGGCCCCGCATCCTTGGTTTTCCTAGTTGCCAAGGGGCGGGGCTGTTGCTGTGCCTGCTGTTATTGCTGCGCGTAGATGCTAGATGTTGGGCGACTGAGGCGCGCACAGGCGCAGTGGCGCCGGGAGCGCCGCGGCACAAAAACATACGAAAGCGGGGCGGGTATCAACTGATACCCGCCCCGCTTTCGTCAGGGGTGTTGCTCTCAGCGCCTAGATCTTGAAGTCGTTGCTGCTGCCGGAACTGCCGGAGCTACCGGAGCCACTGGACTTGCTTGCCGAAGCCGATGAGGAGGGACCCTCAAAGACCTGGCGGAATCGGTCGCTGTACTCCGACACGAAGTACTCGCGGCTAGTCACGCGCCACTTGCCCTCGGCGTACACCACGTAAATCACGACATCCAGGGTGCTTGCCTTCTGAGGCTCACCCGTGCCCTTCTGGTAGATGGTGTATTCCTTGACAACATCCCGGCAGGGGAACGCCACAACAGCCAAATCGGAAGAGGCAAGAGCCTTCGCATCGAGATCGTCACGGATGCTCAGCTTGCTCTCGTAGTCCTTAGTCCAACCGCCCGCAGCGTAGAGCTTAGCGATAGCCTTCAGGTTGTTGACCAGACCGCTGTCAGCGCCGTGGACCAGACCCTTGAGGTACTGCAGGTCGCCGTTGTACATCGCGGCAATATACGCGCTCTGGTAAGCAGCCAGGGTCTTGTAGGCGCCCTCGAGGGAGACGGTACGCTGAGCCACAGTATCAATGACCGGGATCGGAACGTTCTTCGCGGGGGAGGTGTCGGTCGGCTCAACATAGTGCGCAATGGCGGGCTTGTACTCGTACTTGACGTCGCCAATGTACTTCTTATAGTCCTTCAAGAACTCGTCAGACGGAATAATCTTCGCGCTGTTACGGCTTGACGAGGACGAAGACGAAGCGGATGCCGAAGCCGAGGCAGACTCAGAAGGCGAAGCCGACGCAGACGCCGAGGGAGAGGCGCTCGGGGAGCCGGAGAAAGTGTCGCCGCTACCGGTGGGGCGAATATCCTTGTTGAAGGCGCATCCTGCTAGAGTCAAAGCACCGGCGGTCAGACCGCCAAAAAGAACGGTGCGGCGGGTCAATCCGTTTCGGTCGTTAGCAGAGAAGCTGGTGTGTGCACTCGGCCGGAAGGACATGGTATCTCCTGAAAGTGGTTGATCGAGGTAACTCGCAACGCTGCGATGCGTACGAGAGACTCTTCCTCATCGTTTTGTATGGTGCGCGGTACAGGGGGGGTACCGGGATACGGGTGTGCCGGAGCGTGAACTGCGGCGGTATGAAGTATCCACTTCTTACTATAGAAGACTGGTTTTAAAACTTCGTCAAAAAACCCTGGACATTGTCTTTAAGACGCAATAACCCAAAGTCGGTGAGGTGCAGGGGGTGTACCGTCACGACTTTGGGCTAGTGCGTATGAAATTGATGAAACGGGGCTAGTTTAGACCTCGCCGGAATTAGACTTTGCCGGATTTAGACCTTAGTGGAGCCTCGGCCCGAGGACGAAGAACCGCTAGAACCGGCAGAGCTGGAACCTCCGGAACCAGAAGAGGCGGAAGAGCCCTTGCCGCCATTCAGACGCTCGTTCAGATAATCGTTGCCGATTCGCCACCACTTACCCTCGGTGTAGAGCATGATGTGCGAAACGGATACCTGAGTAATCGCCGGAACCTTGCGTTCGGTGCCATCCGGCTGATGGATGGCGGTGGCAGAATACTGGGAGTCCACCAAGATTTCTACGTAGCCGTCACCGTCCTTCACAGCACTGTCCGGTTCGGTATTCCGCATGGAAATGCTGCATGTGAACTCCATGTACCAGCCGTTCTTCTCGTACAGTTCCTTGACCGCCTTGACCTCATCAATGGCGCTCTTATCAGCCGGGTAGGTCAGCTCAATCGCCTGATCCGCGTAGCGACCGTCCTTGAGTGCGGCGATCTGGGCGCTGTAGTAGGCACGCAACGTCTCGTAGGCACCCTGGAAGGTCGGCTCCTCACGGTGCGGAACGCTCTTGAGGGGCTTGGGTACGTTCTTCGCCGGGGAAGAAGCAGTTGCCGGCTGGTACTCGCCCATGTACTCGCCGGTCAGCTTCAGGGGTCCGGGGTACTTCTGCCAGCCCTCGACCAGCGCATCCTCGGAGACGGGTACGCGTGCCGCACTGGACGAGCTGCTTGTGGCATGTGCTGAAGCACTTGCCGAAGCGCTCGCGGAAGGGGCGGGGGAGCCTACCTTAGCTTTTGCCTCTTCGCTCAGTGGGCGAATATCGGAGGCGCAACCAGCCATGAGGGAAACCGCGCCACCGAGTAGCAGGGTGCGGCGGCTTAAGAGGCGGGAAGTAGCGGAACGGGTACTCGAAGAGCGGTCGGGTGAGAGCATCGGTGAACTCCTTGATTTTTTCCGAGGCAGGCTCGGGGCACCCGGCGGCGGGCGCGTGGTTGTATGGCGTGTTGGATGAGGTCGTGAAAGGGGTGAAAACTTCGGGCAAATGCCGCGGTTTCAGACCCTGTCCGGAAGTGACCTCGGGTGTACCTCACGCCGTGGGCTAGAGGTACTGGTGAACTCATCTTTGAGACTGCTGTGGTCGCGCCCCGGTGAGAGGGTAGATGTTATCGAATCATCATTGATGTGTTACACGATTCATTTTAGACTATTTTGAGCTCAAAATGCACGAAAAAGCACCTTAGTAATCCCTGAGAGCCTATGGGGCATTCAAGATATCAATCACTGTAAAGTATTACGGCTGCCCCCTGCTGGTGAGGAGTTATGTGATGGAGGCGACTACTTGGCGAGGGGGTTGCGCGCATGTCGAGCTAAGTGATTTCGGTCATATTTATGACTTGAAAAATAAAAGAGCTGCGCCTCAGTATTTCCAAAAGGCGGGGGAGAGGAGGGTGTTTAGTTTAATCTTCTGACCGTAAGGAAGTCTTCAATAGTCCAGAAGAAATACCCGATTCAATAAGGGGAAACCCGCTCGGCAATCCCCAAATATGCACTCTATTCACCCGCTATGCATTGCTGAACCATCCGGAAAAACCGGTTCCCACACGGAATACTGAGGGGATGAAAACTTGCAGAGGTGAATATCTAGTGGAATTACATCGGTGTTCACCCTATATCTTGTGGTTGCACTGGGGGTAATTCCATGGGCTCCCCTGAAAAAATCGAATCCCACTTAAAGCAACACGCAAGGAATGTAAAAACATACATCCTTAAACACGCCCGAGTGCGGGGTGAGGCAAGACCCCTTAAGCCCCCTACTCGCTCTAGATATCGCCGAACGAAGAACCATTCTGTTTTACGCCTCCAGCATTGGTGCATCAGAAAAGTGCTGTTCAAACCCACACCCCGCGGGGTTGCATACAGACACAAAAGCCACATAAACTATTAGTGTTTGCAACGACCCGGCCATCACCGGCGAGCAATTCGGAAGAACGGACCGCACCTGCGGGCACCCGCCAATCGCTGCGGCGAGGGTGTCTTAGCGGAAGAGATGTAGTCCCAGTAGAACCGGACGGTTAAGCCCGATATAGCTGTAATAAGCGACTGATACCCGCCCAACGCGCCGCTCTTCCGGTGGCTAGGTATCGCGGACACGCGACGCCACGTAGCCCCGGGAGGGTTCGGTGCGTTGAGCTGTTAAATCAGTAAGCAAGGTGGTACCGCGCCGCATCCCGACCCCCGGCACAGCCCGGGCAGGTCAGCGATGCCTAGGCGTCCTTGCACCCGTCATGTCAATCCTCACCCGCTGAAACGGTGGGACGACGAGTGCTACGTACCCTGTCGCCCCGCCTCTCAGCGTTGAGAACAACAGATAAGGGCGCACAAACACATGTCCCATGTTTACCCCAAGGCGAGCGCCTTCGAAGCCGCAGGAAGCGGCGTCACCGCATCGCCTAAGTTCCCCGCACTCGAAGAGGCAGTCCTCGACTACTGGAAGAAGGACAACACCTTCTCCGCATCCGTCGAGAACCGCCCCGCAGGTGAAAACGGCGAAAACGAATTCGTCTTCTACGACGGCCCTCCCTTCGCTAACGGCCTGCCCCACTACGGCCACCTGCTCACCGGCTATGCCAAGGACCTCGTCGCACGCTACCAGACCCAGCGAGGACACAAGGTAGAACGCCGCTTCGGCTGGGATACCCACGGCCTGCCCGCAGAACTCGAGGCGATGAAGCAGCTCGGCATGACCGACAAGCGCGAAATCCTCGAAATGGGCATCGACAACTTCAACGACGCTGCCCGCGCATCCGTGCTCAAGTACACCAACGAGTGGGAAAAGTACGTCACCCGCCAGGCACGCTGGGTCGACTTCGAAAATGACTACAAGACCCTGAACGTCGAGTACATGGAGTCCGTCATCTGGGCGTTCAAGCGCCTCTACGACAAGGGCCTGACCTACCAGGGCTTCCGCGTGCTGCCCTACTGCTGGAAGGACGAGACCCCCCTCTCCAACCACGAGCTGCGCATGGACGACGACGTGTACAAGGACCGCCAGGACCAGACCGTCACCGTCGCATTCCGCCTCACCGCAGACACCGCCCTCGGTGCTGACGAGAAGGTCGCCGCAGAACTCGACGGCATCGAAGCACTCGCATGGACCACCACCCCCTGGACCCTGCCCACCAACCAGGCGCTCGCCGTTGGACCCGAGATTGAATACTCCGTCGTACCCGGCGCAGGCAAGTTCGAGGGCCGCTCCTTCCTGATCGCCTCCGAGCTGCTCGGCTCCTACGCCAAGGACCTCGGCTACGAAGGCGACCAGCCCGAAAAGGACGCAGCCGCAGCTGTCACCGCACGCTACACCGGCTCCCAGCTCGAGCACGTGCGCTACACCCCGCTCTGGGACTACTTCGCAGACACCGAAAAGTGGGGCACCGAAACCTCCTGGCAGATCCTCGTCGCCGACTACGTCACCACCGGTGACGGTACCGGCATCGTCCACCAGGCACCCGCCTACGGTGAAGACGACCAGAAGGTCTGTGAAAGCTACGGCATCCCTGTGATCCTCTCCCTCGACGAAGGCGCAAAGTTCCTGAACCTCTTCGCCGAGCCCACCGCCTCCGGCTCCACCGCCCTGGCTGAGATTGCAGGCGTGCAGGCATTCGATGCGAACCGCACCATCATCAACGCCCTCAAGGCAGATGACGTGCTGATCCGCGAGAAGTCCTACGTGCACTCCTACCCGCACTGCTGGCGCTGCCGCACCCCGCTCATCTACCGTGCAATCACCTCCTGGTACGTGAAGGTCACCGACTTCAAGGACCGCATGTACGAGCTGAACAAGCAGATCAACTGGATCCCCGAAAACGTGAAGTACGGACAGTTCGGCAAGTGGGTTGAGAACGCACGCGACTGGTCCATCTCCCGTAACCGCTTCTGGGGCTCCCCGATCCCCGTGTGGGTTTCGGACGACCCGAACTACCCGCGCATGGACGTGTACGGCTCCCTCGAAGAGCTCAAGGCAGACTTCGGCCGCCTGCCCCTGAACAAGGACGGCGAACCCGACCTGCACCGCCCGTACATCGACGAGCTGACTCGCCCGAACCCGGACGACCCGACCGGCAAGTCCACCATGCGCCGCGTGGAAGACGTGCTCGACGTCTGGTTCGACTCCGGCTCCATGCCCTACGCACAGGTGCACTACCCCTTCGAGAACCAGGAATGGTTCGAGAACCACTATCCGGCAGACTTCATCGTCGAGTACATCGGTCAGACCCGCGGCTGGTTCTACGTGCTGCACGTGTTGGCGACCGCGCTCTTCGACCGCCCCGCGTTCAAGAACGTTATCAGCCACGGTATTGTGCTCGGCTCGGACGGTCAGAAGATGTCCAAGTCCCTGCGTAACTACCCGGATGTCTCCGAGGTTCTCGACCGCGACGGCTCCGACGCGATGCGTTGGTTCCTGATGTCGTCCCCGATTCTGCGCGGCGGCAACCTGATCGTGACCGAACAGGGCATCCGTGAGGGTGTTCGCCAGGTCATGCTGCCGCTGTGGAACGTCTACCACTTCTTCGCCCTGTACGCTAACGCCGCTAACAACGGCGAAGGCTACAGCGCAAAGCTCAAGTACGACTCACAGCACGTGATGGACCGCTTCATCCTCGGCAAGACCCGCGAACTCATCGAGCAGGTCACCGCAGCGATGGACTCCTACGACATCTGGAACGCCTGCGAATCCCTGCGCCAGTACGCTGACGCACTGACCAACTGGTACGTGCGCCGCTCCCGCGAGCGCTTCTTCAACGAAGACACCGACGCATTCGACACCCTCTACACCGCACTGGTGACCGTGTCGAAGGTCGCCGCGTCCCTGCTGCCGCTCAGCAGCGAGGAAATCTACCGCGGCCTCACCGGTGAACGCTCTGTGCACCTGGCTGACTGGCCCGAGGCATCTGCTTTCGCTGATGAGTCCGACCTGCTGGCTCTCATGCAGACCGTGCGTGAGGTCTGCTCCGCCGGTTCGGCACTGCGCAAGGAAAAGAAGATCCGCGTGCGCCAGCCGCTACAGAAGATGACCGTGGCGATTGCACCCGAGCAGTTCGCAGCCCTGGGCACCGCTTTCGGTGAGAAGGGCGCGGAGTACTTCGCGAACATCGTCGAGGACGAGCTGAACCTGCGCCAGGTGGAGCTGGTCAGCGCCGACACCGTCGACCCCGCCGACTACGGCATCTCCCAGCAGCTGAAGGTCAACGCACGTGCGGCAGGTCCGCGCCTGGGCAAGCAGGTGCAGGTTGCCATTAAGGCATCCAAGTCCGGTGACTGGACCGTGACCGAGGACGGCACCGTCCTGGTCGGCGTGGCAGCTCTGGACGGCGGCCTGGCTCTGGAAGAGGGCGAATACGAGCTGGCAACCGTGGTTGCCGCTGACGCGGAAGGTGCTGAGCACACTGCGGCTGCGGTTCTGCCTGGCGGCTTCCTGGTCCTCAACATTGAGCTGACCGACGAGCTGGTTGCCGAGGGCATCGCCCGCGACACCATCCGCGCTATTCAGCAGGCACGTAAGGACGCCGACCTGAACGTGGCGGACCGCATCAACCTGAGCATCGCGGCACCGGAGGAAACTCTGGCGGCTCTGCGCGCCAACGAGGCACTGGTGACCGGCGAAACCCTCGCCGTGTCCCTGCAGCTGAGCGAAGCAGACGAGCTGAGCATTAGCGTCGCCAAGGCATAAAACGCCTGAACCGTACGGCCGTCC contains:
- the cobA gene encoding uroporphyrinogen-III C-methyltransferase, which gives rise to MCPKIPPFPPREFATIDEVLAGGAPGHSLDDSVTERGILLPGEPAENPGKVYIVGGGPGAADLLTLRAARALSEADVVLLDHLAPQEYGEYAPNALIVDVGKVPGKHAVPQSRIQQLMIDYALSGKTVVRLKGGDPYVYGRGAEELDACIAAGLEAEVIPGITSAIAVPARAAIPVTLRKVSSIFTVISGHSGLSETEVSAVEATLRAQGTVVLLMGVRTLPDTVASLLSRGIEADTPLATIENGFSEKERVTVTTLENAQVDCASVKAPAITVIGEVVHYARDNQNRFVSEVHERLRERSTS
- the nirD gene encoding nitrite reductase small subunit NirD; this encodes MAENWVRICAESDLEENWGEVALVDGYQYAIYKTKHGIFAGDHLDPHSQALVLARGIVGEKNGNPTITSPLYKEVYDLTTGECVSDPSYSIKVYPVEVRDGDVYLKTA
- the ileS gene encoding isoleucine--tRNA ligase produces the protein MSHVYPKASAFEAAGSGVTASPKFPALEEAVLDYWKKDNTFSASVENRPAGENGENEFVFYDGPPFANGLPHYGHLLTGYAKDLVARYQTQRGHKVERRFGWDTHGLPAELEAMKQLGMTDKREILEMGIDNFNDAARASVLKYTNEWEKYVTRQARWVDFENDYKTLNVEYMESVIWAFKRLYDKGLTYQGFRVLPYCWKDETPLSNHELRMDDDVYKDRQDQTVTVAFRLTADTALGADEKVAAELDGIEALAWTTTPWTLPTNQALAVGPEIEYSVVPGAGKFEGRSFLIASELLGSYAKDLGYEGDQPEKDAAAAVTARYTGSQLEHVRYTPLWDYFADTEKWGTETSWQILVADYVTTGDGTGIVHQAPAYGEDDQKVCESYGIPVILSLDEGAKFLNLFAEPTASGSTALAEIAGVQAFDANRTIINALKADDVLIREKSYVHSYPHCWRCRTPLIYRAITSWYVKVTDFKDRMYELNKQINWIPENVKYGQFGKWVENARDWSISRNRFWGSPIPVWVSDDPNYPRMDVYGSLEELKADFGRLPLNKDGEPDLHRPYIDELTRPNPDDPTGKSTMRRVEDVLDVWFDSGSMPYAQVHYPFENQEWFENHYPADFIVEYIGQTRGWFYVLHVLATALFDRPAFKNVISHGIVLGSDGQKMSKSLRNYPDVSEVLDRDGSDAMRWFLMSSPILRGGNLIVTEQGIREGVRQVMLPLWNVYHFFALYANAANNGEGYSAKLKYDSQHVMDRFILGKTRELIEQVTAAMDSYDIWNACESLRQYADALTNWYVRRSRERFFNEDTDAFDTLYTALVTVSKVAASLLPLSSEEIYRGLTGERSVHLADWPEASAFADESDLLALMQTVREVCSAGSALRKEKKIRVRQPLQKMTVAIAPEQFAALGTAFGEKGAEYFANIVEDELNLRQVELVSADTVDPADYGISQQLKVNARAAGPRLGKQVQVAIKASKSGDWTVTEDGTVLVGVAALDGGLALEEGEYELATVVAADAEGAEHTAAAVLPGGFLVLNIELTDELVAEGIARDTIRAIQQARKDADLNVADRINLSIAAPEETLAALRANEALVTGETLAVSLQLSEADELSISVAKA
- a CDS encoding DUF6318 family protein, whose amino-acid sequence is MLSPDRSSSTRSATSRLLSRRTLLLGGAVSLMAGCASDIRPLSEEAKAKVGSPAPSASASASASAHATSSSSSAARVPVSEDALVEGWQKYPGPLKLTGEYMGEYQPATASSPAKNVPKPLKSVPHREEPTFQGAYETLRAYYSAQIAALKDGRYADQAIELTYPADKSAIDEVKAVKELYEKNGWYMEFTCSISMRNTEPDSAVKDGDGYVEILVDSQYSATAIHQPDGTERKVPAITQVSVSHIMLYTEGKWWRIGNDYLNERLNGGKGSSASSGSGGSSSAGSSGSSSSGRGSTKV
- a CDS encoding DUF6318 family protein, producing the protein MSFRPSAHTSFSANDRNGLTRRTVLFGGLTAGALTLAGCAFNKDIRPTGSGDTFSGSPSASPSASASASPSESASASASASSSSSSSRNSAKIIPSDEFLKDYKKYIGDVKYEYKPAIAHYVEPTDTSPAKNVPIPVIDTVAQRTVSLEGAYKTLAAYQSAYIAAMYNGDLQYLKGLVHGADSGLVNNLKAIAKLYAAGGWTKDYESKLSIRDDLDAKALASSDLAVVAFPCRDVVKEYTIYQKGTGEPQKASTLDVVIYVVYAEGKWRVTSREYFVSEYSDRFRQVFEGPSSSASASKSSGSGSSGSSGSSNDFKI
- the nirB gene encoding nitrite reductase large subunit NirB, with the translated sequence MSHTPRNILVVGAGPAAWRFVRAYHEGAEAAGRAADTITVLNDEPYIPYDRVAIEKIFKDTEKDLTLGDPELWNAENINLVNNCRAEKLDRTRRVVTDTEGNEYPYDVLVFATGSRAVRIPILNSDAAHVFRTIDDVKNMVSEVKRLQSTLGRAPRGVVVGGGLLGLEAAEGLKDLGAEPTILDVAPWLLSVEVDQGGGYAVNAQIKATGIEIETGVYISGINKDADGNVVSVSIADSPSEDAEIRTLPADMVVFGAGIRPNDELARDADLALGERGGILVNDACHSSDEHIWAIGEVACVLGRTWGLVAPANAMADAVAANLLNDNEEAQVEEFDIATKLKFSGVQVAGFGDRRGTTEGCLEVLFADPARGMYQKIVTSGDAKTLLGGVFVGDTAPFDSLKPLLGRELPAEPNVYLTAAGGGDGIPDTELPDDAILCSCNNISFGAVREAIADGNHDVASLKSCTTAGTQCGSCVPMLQKTLEQQMKKMGLTVSKALCEHFDFSRAELAEAVRLTNLDDFDSVLARFGRGGDGCAICKPTVASILSSFRNSYVLDAGRGGIQETNDRALANMQKNGTYSVVPRIPAGEIPAKKLGVIAEVAEEFGLYVKITGAQRIGMFGARLEQLPYIWERLVDAGFESGQAYGKSLRNVKSCMGSTWCRFGVQDSTGMAIQLENRYRGLRSPHKFKFGVSGCNRECAEAQGKDVGLIATTNGWNLYLGGNGGANPAHGRLFVKDASSEDIIRYIDRYLMYYIRTADKLQRTARWLEDLDEEHGDGLAHLQSVLIEDSLGVCEDLERDMQRHVDSYEDEWAATLRDERRLRRFRAFINEPNGSDEGSHLYVLEREQIRPATPEEIAAAEAGESDTVLLTGTKIPVGKPSDLNPVPAA